The following proteins come from a genomic window of Sebastes fasciatus isolate fSebFas1 chromosome 6, fSebFas1.pri, whole genome shotgun sequence:
- the LOC141769858 gene encoding izumo sperm-egg fusion protein 1-like isoform X1, giving the protein MLLMLVSLLCCVPAAKACLQCDRSIRLRDDVYILQASTIVIQMQLENIRRHAYNTFRETSRERMGIIDATTFYRVKTEYQSEFDRFLSQPLVGSVPTETIQIMTLGRQILTKHLDRFISQELCPNRCGLLRRRVLDCISCQYKTHVCPSPVTQPYCDSSSMLAFEGDQVVLNCFQPWHRLLLEKTEYHYSWSPYLPGYLNENDFTVLVVTDDSSVILNQVQARDTGTYYCSLQSRSGTVFYRANYQLAVVPKPNTTHQPAITLPSLPLVESQSFQPVKDLLVPVIVMVTALSLAACVGLAVVLRMMMSQRRAAEEKRRRRMEGKNTQEDTVYSIFTLHFDSHQVGHFSL; this is encoded by the exons ATGCTGCTGATGCTGGTGTCCCTGCTCTGCTGCGTCCCTGCAGCCAAGGCCTGTCTGCAGTGTGACCGCAGTATCAGGCTCCGGGACGATGTCTATATCCTGCAGGCTTCCACTATTGTCATCCAGATGCAATTGGAAAATATACGTAGACATGCCTACAACACCTTCAGGGAGACCAGCAGGGAGCGAATGGGAATCATTG ATGCCACCACTTTCTACAGAGTCAAAACGGAGTACCAGAGTGAATTTGACCGCTTCTTGTCTCAGCCATTGGTTG gaagtgTACCAACGGAAACCATTCAGATCATGACTTTGGGCAGGCAGATCTTAACAAAGCACTTGGACAGATTCATCAGTCAGG AATTGTGCCCCAACCGGTGTG GGCTTTTGAGACGAAGAGTACTGGATTGCATCTCTTGCCAGTACAAGACTCACGTCTGTCCCTCTCCCGTTACCCAACCGTACTGCGATt CGTCCTCCATGCTTGCTTTTGAGGGAGATCAGGTTGTGTTGAACTGTTTCCAACCATGGCATCGTCTTCTGTTGGAAAAAACAGAGTACCACTACTCCTGGTCCCCCTACTTGCCAGGATAT ctgAACGAGAACGACTTCACAGTCCTGGTAGTGACAGACGACTCATCTGTGATCTTAAATCAGGTGCAAGCGAGGGATACGGGAACATATTACTGCTCTCTGCAGAGCCGAAGCGGAACCGTCTTCTACAGAGCCAACTACCAACTCGCTG TCGTCCCGAAGCCTAACACAACTCACCAACCCGCCATCACTCTGCCCTCCCTGCCTCTCGTAGAAAGCCAATCTTTTCAACCTGTGAAGGACCTGCTGGTGCCAGTCATCGTCATGGTTACAGCTCTGAGCCTGGCAGCGTGCGTAGGCCTCGCCGTCGTCCTGAG AATGATGATGAGCCAGAGGAGAGCCgcggaggagaagaggagaaggaggatggagggaaaaaacacccaagaagacactgtatacagtatattcacacTTCACTTTGACTCACATCAGGTTGGACATTTCTCTCTGTGA
- the LOC141769858 gene encoding izumo sperm-egg fusion protein 1-like isoform X3 — MLLMLVSLLCCVPAAKACLQCDRSIRLRDDVYILQASTIVIQMQLENIRRHAYNTFRETSRERMGIIDATTFYRVKTEYQSEFDRFLSQPLVGSVPTETIQIMTLGRQILTKHLDRFISQASSMLAFEGDQVVLNCFQPWHRLLLEKTEYHYSWSPYLPGYLNENDFTVLVVTDDSSVILNQVQARDTGTYYCSLQSRSGTVFYRANYQLAVVPKPNTTHQPAITLPSLPLVESQSFQPVKDLLVPVIVMVTALSLAACVGLAVVLRMMMSQRRAAEEKRRRRMEGKNTQEDTVYSIFTLHFDSHQVGHFSL; from the exons ATGCTGCTGATGCTGGTGTCCCTGCTCTGCTGCGTCCCTGCAGCCAAGGCCTGTCTGCAGTGTGACCGCAGTATCAGGCTCCGGGACGATGTCTATATCCTGCAGGCTTCCACTATTGTCATCCAGATGCAATTGGAAAATATACGTAGACATGCCTACAACACCTTCAGGGAGACCAGCAGGGAGCGAATGGGAATCATTG ATGCCACCACTTTCTACAGAGTCAAAACGGAGTACCAGAGTGAATTTGACCGCTTCTTGTCTCAGCCATTGGTTG gaagtgTACCAACGGAAACCATTCAGATCATGACTTTGGGCAGGCAGATCTTAACAAAGCACTTGGACAGATTCATCAGTCAGG CGTCCTCCATGCTTGCTTTTGAGGGAGATCAGGTTGTGTTGAACTGTTTCCAACCATGGCATCGTCTTCTGTTGGAAAAAACAGAGTACCACTACTCCTGGTCCCCCTACTTGCCAGGATAT ctgAACGAGAACGACTTCACAGTCCTGGTAGTGACAGACGACTCATCTGTGATCTTAAATCAGGTGCAAGCGAGGGATACGGGAACATATTACTGCTCTCTGCAGAGCCGAAGCGGAACCGTCTTCTACAGAGCCAACTACCAACTCGCTG TCGTCCCGAAGCCTAACACAACTCACCAACCCGCCATCACTCTGCCCTCCCTGCCTCTCGTAGAAAGCCAATCTTTTCAACCTGTGAAGGACCTGCTGGTGCCAGTCATCGTCATGGTTACAGCTCTGAGCCTGGCAGCGTGCGTAGGCCTCGCCGTCGTCCTGAG AATGATGATGAGCCAGAGGAGAGCCgcggaggagaagaggagaaggaggatggagggaaaaaacacccaagaagacactgtatacagtatattcacacTTCACTTTGACTCACATCAGGTTGGACATTTCTCTCTGTGA
- the LOC141769858 gene encoding izumo sperm-egg fusion protein 1-like isoform X4, translating to MLLMLVSLLCCVPAAKACLQCDRSIRLRDDVYILQASTIVIQMQLENIRRHAYNTFRETSRERMGIIDATTFYRVKTEYQSEFDRFLSQPLVGSVPTETIQIMTLGRQILTKHLDRFITSSMLAFEGDQVVLNCFQPWHRLLLEKTEYHYSWSPYLPGYLNENDFTVLVVTDDSSVILNQVQARDTGTYYCSLQSRSGTVFYRANYQLAVVPKPNTTHQPAITLPSLPLVESQSFQPVKDLLVPVIVMVTALSLAACVGLAVVLRMMMSQRRAAEEKRRRRMEGKNTQEDTVYSIFTLHFDSHQVGHFSL from the exons ATGCTGCTGATGCTGGTGTCCCTGCTCTGCTGCGTCCCTGCAGCCAAGGCCTGTCTGCAGTGTGACCGCAGTATCAGGCTCCGGGACGATGTCTATATCCTGCAGGCTTCCACTATTGTCATCCAGATGCAATTGGAAAATATACGTAGACATGCCTACAACACCTTCAGGGAGACCAGCAGGGAGCGAATGGGAATCATTG ATGCCACCACTTTCTACAGAGTCAAAACGGAGTACCAGAGTGAATTTGACCGCTTCTTGTCTCAGCCATTGGTTG gaagtgTACCAACGGAAACCATTCAGATCATGACTTTGGGCAGGCAGATCTTAACAAAGCACTTGGACAGATTCATCA CGTCCTCCATGCTTGCTTTTGAGGGAGATCAGGTTGTGTTGAACTGTTTCCAACCATGGCATCGTCTTCTGTTGGAAAAAACAGAGTACCACTACTCCTGGTCCCCCTACTTGCCAGGATAT ctgAACGAGAACGACTTCACAGTCCTGGTAGTGACAGACGACTCATCTGTGATCTTAAATCAGGTGCAAGCGAGGGATACGGGAACATATTACTGCTCTCTGCAGAGCCGAAGCGGAACCGTCTTCTACAGAGCCAACTACCAACTCGCTG TCGTCCCGAAGCCTAACACAACTCACCAACCCGCCATCACTCTGCCCTCCCTGCCTCTCGTAGAAAGCCAATCTTTTCAACCTGTGAAGGACCTGCTGGTGCCAGTCATCGTCATGGTTACAGCTCTGAGCCTGGCAGCGTGCGTAGGCCTCGCCGTCGTCCTGAG AATGATGATGAGCCAGAGGAGAGCCgcggaggagaagaggagaaggaggatggagggaaaaaacacccaagaagacactgtatacagtatattcacacTTCACTTTGACTCACATCAGGTTGGACATTTCTCTCTGTGA
- the LOC141769858 gene encoding izumo sperm-egg fusion protein 1-like isoform X2, protein MLLMLVSLLCCVPAAKACLQCDRSIRLRDDVYILQASTIVIQMQLENIRRHAYNTFRETSRERMGIIDATTFYRVKTEYQSEFDRFLSQPLVGSVPTETIQIMTLGRQILTKHLDRFIKLCPNRCGLLRRRVLDCISCQYKTHVCPSPVTQPYCDSSSMLAFEGDQVVLNCFQPWHRLLLEKTEYHYSWSPYLPGYLNENDFTVLVVTDDSSVILNQVQARDTGTYYCSLQSRSGTVFYRANYQLAVVPKPNTTHQPAITLPSLPLVESQSFQPVKDLLVPVIVMVTALSLAACVGLAVVLRMMMSQRRAAEEKRRRRMEGKNTQEDTVYSIFTLHFDSHQVGHFSL, encoded by the exons ATGCTGCTGATGCTGGTGTCCCTGCTCTGCTGCGTCCCTGCAGCCAAGGCCTGTCTGCAGTGTGACCGCAGTATCAGGCTCCGGGACGATGTCTATATCCTGCAGGCTTCCACTATTGTCATCCAGATGCAATTGGAAAATATACGTAGACATGCCTACAACACCTTCAGGGAGACCAGCAGGGAGCGAATGGGAATCATTG ATGCCACCACTTTCTACAGAGTCAAAACGGAGTACCAGAGTGAATTTGACCGCTTCTTGTCTCAGCCATTGGTTG gaagtgTACCAACGGAAACCATTCAGATCATGACTTTGGGCAGGCAGATCTTAACAAAGCACTTGGACAGATTCATCA AATTGTGCCCCAACCGGTGTG GGCTTTTGAGACGAAGAGTACTGGATTGCATCTCTTGCCAGTACAAGACTCACGTCTGTCCCTCTCCCGTTACCCAACCGTACTGCGATt CGTCCTCCATGCTTGCTTTTGAGGGAGATCAGGTTGTGTTGAACTGTTTCCAACCATGGCATCGTCTTCTGTTGGAAAAAACAGAGTACCACTACTCCTGGTCCCCCTACTTGCCAGGATAT ctgAACGAGAACGACTTCACAGTCCTGGTAGTGACAGACGACTCATCTGTGATCTTAAATCAGGTGCAAGCGAGGGATACGGGAACATATTACTGCTCTCTGCAGAGCCGAAGCGGAACCGTCTTCTACAGAGCCAACTACCAACTCGCTG TCGTCCCGAAGCCTAACACAACTCACCAACCCGCCATCACTCTGCCCTCCCTGCCTCTCGTAGAAAGCCAATCTTTTCAACCTGTGAAGGACCTGCTGGTGCCAGTCATCGTCATGGTTACAGCTCTGAGCCTGGCAGCGTGCGTAGGCCTCGCCGTCGTCCTGAG AATGATGATGAGCCAGAGGAGAGCCgcggaggagaagaggagaaggaggatggagggaaaaaacacccaagaagacactgtatacagtatattcacacTTCACTTTGACTCACATCAGGTTGGACATTTCTCTCTGTGA